A portion of the Sabethes cyaneus chromosome 3, idSabCyanKW18_F2, whole genome shotgun sequence genome contains these proteins:
- the LOC128742071 gene encoding MICAL-like protein 1 isoform X2, whose amino-acid sequence MANPSAFVGVPKREPCRKCGNPVFFAERISFEQKLYHRSCLKCARCGTQLTLGSFYETETDGEYCCETCPDEEIQLAERRRSSSSPEKGDIALSSKDDKNQESARLSRSSKMLERISFFESAPLSDEEKTSNLVRRARMTSFLKDSLKKPDEQDSEPETKTKESIESKRLSESEEDSSEADENTELPTLGPSEPPPLPVSHPPSVYSCTSSAEIPAEQSRSDGISCDESSEIKNVTATNLENENVELNAVTDLQSSEDTIGNNVENIKKATIRQENEFEEKLQETEITSDDQSSNQEAKDPIINDVVSFESIESEPAQVKPFEIAEALNEVVLKDNIILAQVPDEETHGNKTEQAPTMVDINDKSLASITPENVMNQNNDDSKEEYPSDLNPFSDESDEDRLQINKKPVPTARRVSTNPFGSDDEEESQPMNVKPPRPPLPKIKPVVPANPFDDEHDDEPEREIVPVIVKPSPRRTPVPTPRKQHNHNDSISSMETSLLSSQFGGSTVSLASSMESGPSSTTANRRKKSKAPDIPNVAIMKVSNENLSSMQSTPRKKRPAPAPPVITSTPQQENSRSSPNPNQRLITLDASLFNNEGESKESSTKVSSSESVVYRRTIIPLKVDDDSPTLEATTSERQWEKMKDNKEAQNRNRQSQTSPIGNFQPESFNSIMTNKSQQGKWKRRKGPAPALPMPLPERKTIKMLPLKEIRQEMDIIETQQQGLEKQGVVLEQMIRERCEGVGPEMDITGIQSNSKEVEDLIMQLFELVNEKNELFRRQAELMYLRRQHRLEQEQADLEYEIRLLMAQPERNKTDSDKEKEETLITRLVEIVQMRNEVVDCLEMDRLREAEEDMSIKQSIEERTANQQKHGKKDADTEKLATGDFSTKLSKKEKKKLKDAKKLLKMKKIDLEKDADETESSTKEKKKKKKFFVDFLHHK is encoded by the exons ATGGCAAACCCCAGTGCTTTTGTCGGTGTCCCAAAGCGCGAACCATGCCGGAAGTGTGGCAATCCAGTGTTTTTCGCCGAAAGAATCAGTTTCGAGCAAAAACTATATCATAGATCCTGCCTAAAATGCGCACGCTGCGGTACGCAGCTGACACTGGGTAGTTTTTATGAGACGGAAACCGATGGAGAATACTGCTGTGAAACATGTCCAGACGAGGAAATTCAGTTAGCAGAACGACGTCGCTCATCATCTTCCCCGGAAAAGGGCGATATTGCACTGTCTagtaaagatgacaaaaatcaGGAGAGCGCGAGACTTAGTCGAAGTAGTAAGATGTTGGAACGTATATCTTTTTTTGAATCAGCACCCTTGAGTGATGAAGAGAAAACATCAAATTTAGTCAGGCGTGCCAGAATGACTAGCTTTTTGAAGGATTCACTGAAAAAACCGGACGAGCAAGACAGCGAACCAGAAACTAAAACAAAAGAATCCATAGAGTCTAAGCGCTTGTCTGAAAGCGAAGAAGATTCTAGCGAAGCAGACGAAAATACGGAATTGCCAACACTCGGGCCATCAGAACCTCCACCTTTGCCAGTTTCTCACCCACCTTCGGTATATTCTTGTACATCTTCGGCAGAAATACCGGCAGAACAAAGCAGAAGCGATGGCATTTCTTGTGACGAATCGAGTGAAATTAAAAACGTAACGGCGACTAATTTAGAGAATGAGAATGTAGAATTGAATGCAGTCACCGATCTGCAAAGTTCCGAAGATACGATCGGGAACAACGtagaaaatatcaaaaaagcCACAATTAGACAGGAAAATGAGTTTGAGGAAAAACTACAAGAGACTGAAATAACAAGTGATGATCAATCAAGTAATCAGGAAGCAAAGGATCCTATAATAAACGACGTTGTTTCGTTTGAAAGTATAGAGTCCGAACCAGCACAAGTAAAACCCTTTGAAATTGCAGAAGCACTGAATGAAGTAGTCCTTAAAGATAATATTATACTAGCACAAGTGCCTGACGAAGAGACACACGGCAATAAAACTGAACAAGCTCCTACGATGGTAGATATCAATGACAAATCTTTAGCGTCAATTACTCCAGAGAATGTTATGAATCAAAATAACGATGACTCCAAAGAGGAATACCCATCGGATTTGAATCCTTTTTCTGATGAATCTGATGAAGATCGTTTGCAAATTAACAAAAAGCCAGTTCCTACCGCACGAAGAGTTAGCACAAATCCGTTCGGCAGTGACGATGAAGAAGAATCTCAGCCTATGAATGTAAAACCACCAAGACCACCACTACCCAAAATCAAACCTGTTGTGCCTGCTAATCCATTTGACGATGAACACGACGATGAACCGGAAAGGGAAATCGTACCTGTTATCGTAAAACCTTCGCCCCGAAGAACACCTGTCCCGACACCTAGAAAGCAACACAACCATAATGATTCGATCAGCTCGATGGAAACGTCGTTGTTGTCAAGTCAATTTGGGGGATCCACTGTCTCACTTGCTTCCTCCATGGAGAGTGGTCCATCGTCGACTACAGCAAACCGCCGCAAAAAATCTAAAGCACCTGATATACCAAATGTTGCCATAATGAAGGTTTCTAATGAAAATCTGTCCTCAATGCAATCAACCCCCCGTAAAAAACGACCCGCACCTGCACCACCAGTCATAACCTCCACTCCGCAACAAGAAAACTCAAGGTCCTCACCGAACCCAAACCAACGGTTGATAACCCTTGATGCAAGTTTGTTTAACAATGAAGGTGAATCAAAGGAATCGTCTACTAAAGTATCAAGCAGCGAATCTGTAGTATATCGGCGTACCATCATCCCGTTGAAAGTTGATGATGATAGCCCAACACTGGAAGCAACCACCAGTGAACGTCAAtgggaaaaaatgaaagataatAAGGAAGCTCAGAATCGGAACCGTCAATCTCAGACGTCACCAATCGGAAACTTTCAGCCAGAATCCTTTAACAGTATAATGACCAATAAATCCCAGCAAGGTAAGTGGAAGCGTCGTAAAGGACCAGCGCCTGCGCTTCCGATGCCATTGCCTGAGCGCAAAACTATCAAAATGCTGCCATTGAAAGAGATTCGACAAGAAATGGATATTATCGAAACCCAACAACAAGGACTAGAAAAACAAGGTGTCGTGCTTGAGCAGATGATTCGTGAACGGTGTGAAGGTGTCGGGCCAGAGATGGATATAACCGGAATTCAAAGCAATTCTAAGGAGGTAGAAGATTTGATCATGCAACTGTTTGAATTGGTGAATGAGAAGAATGAACTATTTCGAAGACAGGCAGAGCTGATGTACCT ACGTCGACAGCATCGTCTCGAGCAGGAACAAGCTGATTTAGAATACGAAATCCGTCTTCTAATGGCCCAACCAGAACGTAATAAAACCGATTCCgacaaagaaaaagaggaaacattAATTACGCGTTTAGTTGAG ATTGTCCAAATGCGAAACGAAGTGGTAGATTGTCTTGAAATGGATCGATTGCGCGAAGCTGAGGAGGATATG AGTATTAAACAGAGCATAGAAGAACGAACAGCTAACCAGCAAAAACACGGGAAGAAAGATGCAGATACGGAAAAATTGGCAACTGGTGACTTCTCTACAAAGCTTTCcaagaaggaaaaaaagaaattaaaagacGCGAAGAAGcttcttaaaatgaaaaaaattgatttagaAAAG GATGCTGATGAAACCGAGAGCAGCaccaaagaaaagaagaagaagaagaaattttTTGTCGACTTTCTACACCACAAGTGA
- the LOC128742071 gene encoding MICAL-like protein 1 isoform X1 produces MSERRGTKALELWCRRVTEGYKDVCVTNMSTSWRNGLAFCAIIHNFRPDLIDFTTLNKENIYDNNELAFTIAEKHLGIPSLLDPADMVKYEVPDRFSILTYLSQYYRVFSNQEPANNNKKTVTKEPKSDDLMANPSAFVGVPKREPCRKCGNPVFFAERISFEQKLYHRSCLKCARCGTQLTLGSFYETETDGEYCCETCPDEEIQLAERRRSSSSPEKGDIALSSKDDKNQESARLSRSSKMLERISFFESAPLSDEEKTSNLVRRARMTSFLKDSLKKPDEQDSEPETKTKESIESKRLSESEEDSSEADENTELPTLGPSEPPPLPVSHPPSVYSCTSSAEIPAEQSRSDGISCDESSEIKNVTATNLENENVELNAVTDLQSSEDTIGNNVENIKKATIRQENEFEEKLQETEITSDDQSSNQEAKDPIINDVVSFESIESEPAQVKPFEIAEALNEVVLKDNIILAQVPDEETHGNKTEQAPTMVDINDKSLASITPENVMNQNNDDSKEEYPSDLNPFSDESDEDRLQINKKPVPTARRVSTNPFGSDDEEESQPMNVKPPRPPLPKIKPVVPANPFDDEHDDEPEREIVPVIVKPSPRRTPVPTPRKQHNHNDSISSMETSLLSSQFGGSTVSLASSMESGPSSTTANRRKKSKAPDIPNVAIMKVSNENLSSMQSTPRKKRPAPAPPVITSTPQQENSRSSPNPNQRLITLDASLFNNEGESKESSTKVSSSESVVYRRTIIPLKVDDDSPTLEATTSERQWEKMKDNKEAQNRNRQSQTSPIGNFQPESFNSIMTNKSQQGKWKRRKGPAPALPMPLPERKTIKMLPLKEIRQEMDIIETQQQGLEKQGVVLEQMIRERCEGVGPEMDITGIQSNSKEVEDLIMQLFELVNEKNELFRRQAELMYLRRQHRLEQEQADLEYEIRLLMAQPERNKTDSDKEKEETLITRLVEIVQMRNEVVDCLEMDRLREAEEDMSIKQSIEERTANQQKHGKKDADTEKLATGDFSTKLSKKEKKKLKDAKKLLKMKKIDLEKDADETESSTKEKKKKKKFFVDFLHHK; encoded by the exons aGACTTCACAACTCTTAACAAGGAAAATATCTACGACAATAATGAATTAGCTTTCACTATTGCTGAGAAACATCTTGGAATTCCTTCTCTGTTGGATCCTGCTGACATggtaaaatacgaagtgcctgACCGATTCTCAATACTAACTTATCTATCGCAGTACTACCGTGTGTTTAGTAACCAAG AACCTGCTAACAATAACAAGAAAACAGTAACGAAAGAGCCGAAATCTGATGACTTG ATGGCAAACCCCAGTGCTTTTGTCGGTGTCCCAAAGCGCGAACCATGCCGGAAGTGTGGCAATCCAGTGTTTTTCGCCGAAAGAATCAGTTTCGAGCAAAAACTATATCATAGATCCTGCCTAAAATGCGCACGCTGCGGTACGCAGCTGACACTGGGTAGTTTTTATGAGACGGAAACCGATGGAGAATACTGCTGTGAAACATGTCCAGACGAGGAAATTCAGTTAGCAGAACGACGTCGCTCATCATCTTCCCCGGAAAAGGGCGATATTGCACTGTCTagtaaagatgacaaaaatcaGGAGAGCGCGAGACTTAGTCGAAGTAGTAAGATGTTGGAACGTATATCTTTTTTTGAATCAGCACCCTTGAGTGATGAAGAGAAAACATCAAATTTAGTCAGGCGTGCCAGAATGACTAGCTTTTTGAAGGATTCACTGAAAAAACCGGACGAGCAAGACAGCGAACCAGAAACTAAAACAAAAGAATCCATAGAGTCTAAGCGCTTGTCTGAAAGCGAAGAAGATTCTAGCGAAGCAGACGAAAATACGGAATTGCCAACACTCGGGCCATCAGAACCTCCACCTTTGCCAGTTTCTCACCCACCTTCGGTATATTCTTGTACATCTTCGGCAGAAATACCGGCAGAACAAAGCAGAAGCGATGGCATTTCTTGTGACGAATCGAGTGAAATTAAAAACGTAACGGCGACTAATTTAGAGAATGAGAATGTAGAATTGAATGCAGTCACCGATCTGCAAAGTTCCGAAGATACGATCGGGAACAACGtagaaaatatcaaaaaagcCACAATTAGACAGGAAAATGAGTTTGAGGAAAAACTACAAGAGACTGAAATAACAAGTGATGATCAATCAAGTAATCAGGAAGCAAAGGATCCTATAATAAACGACGTTGTTTCGTTTGAAAGTATAGAGTCCGAACCAGCACAAGTAAAACCCTTTGAAATTGCAGAAGCACTGAATGAAGTAGTCCTTAAAGATAATATTATACTAGCACAAGTGCCTGACGAAGAGACACACGGCAATAAAACTGAACAAGCTCCTACGATGGTAGATATCAATGACAAATCTTTAGCGTCAATTACTCCAGAGAATGTTATGAATCAAAATAACGATGACTCCAAAGAGGAATACCCATCGGATTTGAATCCTTTTTCTGATGAATCTGATGAAGATCGTTTGCAAATTAACAAAAAGCCAGTTCCTACCGCACGAAGAGTTAGCACAAATCCGTTCGGCAGTGACGATGAAGAAGAATCTCAGCCTATGAATGTAAAACCACCAAGACCACCACTACCCAAAATCAAACCTGTTGTGCCTGCTAATCCATTTGACGATGAACACGACGATGAACCGGAAAGGGAAATCGTACCTGTTATCGTAAAACCTTCGCCCCGAAGAACACCTGTCCCGACACCTAGAAAGCAACACAACCATAATGATTCGATCAGCTCGATGGAAACGTCGTTGTTGTCAAGTCAATTTGGGGGATCCACTGTCTCACTTGCTTCCTCCATGGAGAGTGGTCCATCGTCGACTACAGCAAACCGCCGCAAAAAATCTAAAGCACCTGATATACCAAATGTTGCCATAATGAAGGTTTCTAATGAAAATCTGTCCTCAATGCAATCAACCCCCCGTAAAAAACGACCCGCACCTGCACCACCAGTCATAACCTCCACTCCGCAACAAGAAAACTCAAGGTCCTCACCGAACCCAAACCAACGGTTGATAACCCTTGATGCAAGTTTGTTTAACAATGAAGGTGAATCAAAGGAATCGTCTACTAAAGTATCAAGCAGCGAATCTGTAGTATATCGGCGTACCATCATCCCGTTGAAAGTTGATGATGATAGCCCAACACTGGAAGCAACCACCAGTGAACGTCAAtgggaaaaaatgaaagataatAAGGAAGCTCAGAATCGGAACCGTCAATCTCAGACGTCACCAATCGGAAACTTTCAGCCAGAATCCTTTAACAGTATAATGACCAATAAATCCCAGCAAGGTAAGTGGAAGCGTCGTAAAGGACCAGCGCCTGCGCTTCCGATGCCATTGCCTGAGCGCAAAACTATCAAAATGCTGCCATTGAAAGAGATTCGACAAGAAATGGATATTATCGAAACCCAACAACAAGGACTAGAAAAACAAGGTGTCGTGCTTGAGCAGATGATTCGTGAACGGTGTGAAGGTGTCGGGCCAGAGATGGATATAACCGGAATTCAAAGCAATTCTAAGGAGGTAGAAGATTTGATCATGCAACTGTTTGAATTGGTGAATGAGAAGAATGAACTATTTCGAAGACAGGCAGAGCTGATGTACCT ACGTCGACAGCATCGTCTCGAGCAGGAACAAGCTGATTTAGAATACGAAATCCGTCTTCTAATGGCCCAACCAGAACGTAATAAAACCGATTCCgacaaagaaaaagaggaaacattAATTACGCGTTTAGTTGAG ATTGTCCAAATGCGAAACGAAGTGGTAGATTGTCTTGAAATGGATCGATTGCGCGAAGCTGAGGAGGATATG AGTATTAAACAGAGCATAGAAGAACGAACAGCTAACCAGCAAAAACACGGGAAGAAAGATGCAGATACGGAAAAATTGGCAACTGGTGACTTCTCTACAAAGCTTTCcaagaaggaaaaaaagaaattaaaagacGCGAAGAAGcttcttaaaatgaaaaaaattgatttagaAAAG GATGCTGATGAAACCGAGAGCAGCaccaaagaaaagaagaagaagaagaaattttTTGTCGACTTTCTACACCACAAGTGA